The following are encoded together in the Gilvimarinus sp. DA14 genome:
- a CDS encoding tyrosine-protein phosphatase: MMQKTTQKTLLAAGLAASLLSACSHQDTQTVAGGTLNSLSLVNEDSVFVPDSQLLFWGFEGASMPVDIYQATSPDTQDMVKIADDISGNSYRINDDYDTRHYYYVAPNNGEGRWVAERLLALQGGHNFRDLGGYQTEDGQYVKWGKLYRSGTMVGLTDQDYDYLSDLGIKVICDFRSREELASEPTQWNAFAPNADYQTRDYSMRELMSGEGALQLSSIRSKEDAEQMFAYFYRQGPKSFKQQYKEMFAELTAGNAPLAFNCSAGKDRTGMAAALILTALGVPRDTIIEDYTLTEKVAKHEPADLKKAQDQDAPHAGFAQMPEEIRNVFMGSKPMFIEAMFDELDTEYGSTMAYIQKELDVSPEDLARLKSLYLTDRS, encoded by the coding sequence ATGATGCAAAAGACTACCCAGAAAACTCTGCTGGCCGCCGGCTTAGCGGCCAGCCTGCTCAGTGCCTGCAGCCATCAAGACACGCAAACCGTCGCGGGCGGTACTCTAAATTCGCTGTCGCTGGTAAACGAAGACAGTGTATTTGTCCCCGACTCGCAACTGCTGTTCTGGGGTTTTGAGGGCGCGTCGATGCCCGTCGACATTTATCAGGCCACCAGCCCCGACACGCAAGACATGGTAAAAATTGCCGACGACATCAGCGGCAACAGCTATCGTATTAACGACGATTATGACACCCGTCATTACTACTATGTGGCGCCGAACAATGGCGAAGGTCGCTGGGTTGCCGAGCGCTTGCTGGCCCTGCAGGGCGGGCACAACTTCCGCGATCTGGGCGGCTATCAGACCGAGGACGGCCAATACGTTAAATGGGGCAAACTCTATCGCAGTGGCACCATGGTGGGCCTGACCGATCAGGATTACGACTACTTAAGCGATTTGGGCATTAAAGTCATTTGCGACTTCCGCTCCCGCGAAGAGCTGGCTAGCGAACCCACACAGTGGAACGCCTTCGCCCCCAATGCGGACTACCAAACCCGTGACTATTCAATGCGTGAACTGATGTCCGGCGAAGGTGCGCTCCAGTTATCGTCTATTCGCAGCAAGGAAGACGCCGAGCAAATGTTCGCCTACTTCTATCGCCAAGGACCGAAGTCATTCAAACAACAGTACAAAGAGATGTTTGCCGAACTGACCGCGGGCAACGCCCCTTTAGCCTTTAACTGCTCGGCCGGTAAAGATCGCACCGGCATGGCCGCGGCGTTAATCCTGACGGCCTTAGGCGTGCCCCGCGACACAATCATCGAGGACTACACCCTCACAGAAAAAGTCGCCAAGCACGAGCCAGCGGATCTGAAAAAGGCGCAGGATCAAGACGCGCCGCACGCAGGCTTTGCGCAAATGCCTGAAGAAATTCGCAATGTGTTTATGGGCTCCAAGCCCATGTTTATCGAAGCCATGTTCGATGAACTGGATACCGAATACGGATCAACCATGGCCTATATCCAGAAGGAACTGGATGTCTCCCCAGAGGACCTCGCCCGTCTTAAATCGCTCTATTTAACCGATAGATCTTGA
- a CDS encoding TonB-dependent receptor translates to MLATQPLFKKCTLAALCAAVCSGTIAAEGDEQQPQKIVAPVMEEVLVSASPIADSQAQSIALQRDAVNVVSAIAADDIGRFPDHTAAAALARLPAVAVQRDQGQPRYIQVRGAPARWTTVSFDGINVIGAEERVFRFDSVPAAVMDSVEVSKTLTPSMSSEALAGRVDIHTYSPLESDGFSVDLDLGYGPMELGDGDQERYAGRLAWGGDTFGAVVALSTFSMEQVTDNNEIGYDENDAPTFFDFRSYKLERETNSAMAKFEYAPNEAHHFVLSSLYTEFLDHEQRNMYVLSLEDAIAGSRGPDAGELIGVPVEGWLQDGNYENSTFTNTLGGDHFAGEWEINWRLNYTQTESNVELPIILRNQTDPLEFASLTYDHTDRGFPQVQLYSTEFNEQGMPVMGEASSSLNQTGFGFDGLVNYLINSETDAYTAKLDFTRAWTMGAADSELKFGVQYDDREATSPGSSSAFVAVGPMAQAIGFDWNPNQYVTDESWDTDFDRGVDITYVDNAGLRNELDSALAALTDAGLVNPDEFISPDSSYQVNEKVASAYLMNTWTWDRHQILVGARIEQTDLTSEGFLNDGTSTTPITLDSDELQVYPSIHWNFEVTDDLKYRLALVTGSSRPTFNQMRAGASLSDAGATVSGGNPEVENEFAKGVDTSLEWYFADAAVASIGAFYRDVDNVLFDSVTIVGDDRYNSDGMDRSDYEYQTTLNGDDGKLAGVELAYQQQWSFLPEPFDGFGMQANVAFLDGEFTTPDGRTTAFPGTSDQVINSSLYYENFGWSVRLNWQWRDAWLDDISPDADGDYYWQDTERLDLSIRYQITEAIGLYADINNLTDETGIRYQGNESRPVEIEGFGKRYLFGVRASF, encoded by the coding sequence ATGCTCGCAACTCAACCATTATTCAAAAAGTGCACCCTGGCCGCCCTGTGCGCAGCGGTGTGCAGCGGCACCATTGCCGCCGAGGGGGACGAACAACAGCCACAGAAAATCGTGGCGCCGGTGATGGAAGAAGTTCTGGTTTCGGCAAGTCCCATTGCCGACTCCCAGGCGCAATCCATCGCCTTACAACGCGATGCGGTAAACGTGGTAAGCGCCATTGCTGCCGATGATATCGGCCGCTTTCCCGACCATACTGCCGCCGCAGCACTGGCGCGCCTACCGGCCGTTGCCGTACAGCGGGACCAGGGTCAGCCCCGCTACATTCAGGTACGCGGCGCCCCCGCGCGCTGGACCACCGTTTCTTTTGACGGCATCAATGTGATCGGCGCCGAAGAGCGCGTGTTTCGCTTTGACTCGGTACCCGCAGCGGTAATGGACTCGGTAGAGGTCAGCAAAACTCTCACGCCTTCCATGTCATCTGAAGCGCTGGCCGGCCGGGTAGATATTCACACCTACTCGCCGTTGGAAAGCGACGGTTTTAGTGTCGATTTGGATTTGGGCTACGGCCCCATGGAGCTGGGCGATGGCGACCAAGAACGCTATGCCGGTCGTCTGGCTTGGGGCGGCGATACCTTTGGCGCCGTGGTGGCTCTGTCGACTTTCTCAATGGAGCAAGTGACCGACAACAACGAAATTGGTTACGACGAAAACGACGCACCGACGTTTTTCGATTTTCGCTCTTATAAACTGGAGCGCGAAACCAACTCGGCGATGGCTAAATTTGAGTACGCCCCCAACGAGGCGCACCATTTTGTGTTGTCGTCCCTGTACACCGAGTTTCTCGATCACGAACAGCGCAATATGTATGTACTGTCATTGGAAGACGCCATTGCCGGCAGTCGCGGACCTGACGCGGGCGAGTTGATCGGTGTACCCGTGGAAGGCTGGCTGCAAGACGGCAACTATGAAAACTCCACGTTCACCAACACCTTAGGCGGCGATCACTTTGCCGGCGAGTGGGAAATTAATTGGCGCTTAAACTATACCCAGACAGAGTCCAATGTCGAGCTGCCTATTATCCTGCGCAACCAAACCGATCCGCTGGAATTTGCCTCACTGACTTACGACCACACAGATCGCGGTTTCCCGCAAGTGCAGTTGTATAGCACCGAATTTAATGAGCAAGGCATGCCGGTGATGGGCGAGGCAAGCAGCAGCCTAAACCAAACCGGCTTTGGCTTTGATGGCCTGGTTAACTATTTAATTAATTCGGAAACCGACGCCTACACCGCCAAGCTGGATTTTACCCGTGCCTGGACTATGGGCGCGGCGGACTCTGAATTAAAGTTTGGCGTGCAGTACGATGATCGCGAGGCGACATCCCCTGGTAGCAGCTCGGCGTTTGTCGCCGTGGGTCCTATGGCACAGGCGATCGGCTTTGACTGGAACCCCAACCAGTATGTGACCGATGAAAGCTGGGACACAGATTTTGATCGCGGTGTTGATATTACTTACGTTGATAATGCCGGCTTGCGCAATGAGTTGGACTCTGCGCTCGCGGCGCTGACCGATGCGGGATTGGTTAACCCGGATGAATTTATCAGCCCCGACTCCAGCTATCAGGTAAACGAAAAAGTCGCCAGCGCCTACCTGATGAACACCTGGACCTGGGACAGACACCAAATTTTAGTGGGCGCCCGCATCGAACAAACCGACTTAACCAGTGAAGGTTTTCTAAACGACGGCACCAGCACAACACCCATTACGCTAGACAGCGACGAGCTGCAGGTGTACCCCAGCATTCACTGGAACTTTGAAGTCACCGACGATTTAAAATATCGCCTGGCTCTGGTTACCGGTAGCAGTCGCCCCACGTTTAACCAGATGCGCGCCGGAGCCAGCCTCAGCGACGCCGGTGCCACGGTTTCGGGCGGTAACCCAGAGGTGGAAAACGAGTTTGCCAAGGGTGTCGACACCTCGCTGGAATGGTATTTTGCCGACGCCGCCGTAGCCTCTATCGGTGCCTTCTACCGCGATGTGGATAACGTTCTGTTTGACTCGGTTACTATCGTCGGCGACGACCGCTACAACAGTGACGGTATGGATCGCTCTGACTACGAATACCAAACTACGTTGAACGGTGACGACGGCAAACTGGCTGGGGTAGAGCTTGCCTATCAACAGCAGTGGTCATTTCTGCCGGAGCCTTTTGACGGCTTTGGTATGCAGGCTAACGTCGCCTTTTTAGACGGTGAATTCACCACCCCCGACGGTCGTACCACCGCCTTCCCCGGCACCTCTGACCAGGTGATTAACTCTTCGCTTTACTACGAAAACTTCGGTTGGTCCGTGCGTTTGAACTGGCAGTGGCGCGACGCCTGGCTGGACGATATCTCACCCGATGCCGACGGCGACTACTACTGGCAAGACACCGAACGCCTGGATCTGTCCATTCGCTACCAAATTACCGAAGCGATTGGTTTGTACGCCGACATCAACAACTTAACCGACGAAACCGGCATTCGCTACCAGGGTAACGAAAGCCGCCCCGTTGAAATTGAAGGCTTCGGCAAACGCTACCTGTTCGGTGTGCGCGCAAGCTTCTAA
- a CDS encoding alpha-N-arabinofuranosidase — protein MKIRNLIAASVLLASQPLLAKDHKVEIEFDAEQSGPLIHKDIYGQFAEHLGRGIYEGVWVGEDSDIPNTRGFRNDVLNALRDIKVPLVRWPGGCFADEYHWREGIGPRDERPVKVNTHWGGVEEPNTFGTHEFFEFVELLGADAYVNGNLGSGSVQEMAEWMEYMTGDKGSTLAEERRKNGREEPFDIAYFGIGNEAWGCGGNMRPEYYSDLYRQYATFLKAPSGKMPKLVASGGHSEDTSWTDVLSKNIEQKIDGISYHYYTLPNSDWDNKGRAIQFSEDEWFNTMARTYKIDDYISANLAKLEENDPDGDIKFYVDEWGTWYDPEPERDPGFLYQQNTLRDAVVAAVNFNIFHDHAERVTMTNIAQMVNVLQAMILTDKEKMVLTPTYHTYGMYKVFQNATSIPFEIDSPKYKKGDKSVPAVTASVARGEDGKLYLALVNMDPKNGADIKLDIDGVKAKRAVGHMLTADAMDARNTFDNPEALEPVAFESDLDELEIPAKSVVVVELK, from the coding sequence ATGAAAATAAGAAACCTCATTGCCGCCAGTGTTCTTTTGGCGAGTCAGCCCTTGTTGGCGAAAGATCACAAAGTGGAGATCGAATTCGACGCCGAACAATCCGGCCCATTAATCCATAAAGACATCTATGGTCAGTTTGCCGAGCATTTAGGCCGCGGCATCTATGAAGGTGTTTGGGTGGGCGAAGATTCCGATATTCCCAATACCCGAGGCTTTCGCAACGATGTACTAAACGCGTTGCGCGACATTAAAGTGCCTTTGGTGCGCTGGCCCGGCGGCTGCTTTGCCGATGAATATCACTGGCGTGAGGGCATAGGCCCGCGCGATGAACGCCCGGTAAAAGTAAACACCCACTGGGGCGGAGTGGAAGAACCCAACACTTTTGGTACCCACGAGTTTTTTGAGTTCGTCGAACTGTTAGGCGCCGACGCTTACGTTAACGGCAACCTGGGCAGTGGCAGCGTGCAGGAAATGGCCGAGTGGATGGAGTATATGACCGGCGATAAGGGCTCCACCCTTGCCGAAGAGCGCCGTAAGAACGGCCGCGAAGAACCCTTTGATATTGCCTATTTTGGTATTGGCAACGAGGCCTGGGGTTGTGGCGGCAATATGCGCCCCGAGTACTACTCGGATTTATACCGTCAATACGCGACTTTCTTAAAAGCCCCCAGCGGCAAAATGCCCAAGCTGGTGGCCAGTGGTGGTCACAGTGAAGACACCAGCTGGACCGATGTGCTGAGCAAAAACATCGAACAGAAAATTGATGGTATTAGCTATCACTACTACACCCTGCCCAATAGCGATTGGGATAACAAAGGTCGCGCCATTCAGTTCAGTGAAGACGAGTGGTTTAACACTATGGCGCGTACCTACAAAATCGATGATTACATCAGTGCCAACTTAGCCAAGCTGGAAGAGAACGACCCAGACGGAGATATTAAATTCTACGTGGACGAGTGGGGCACCTGGTACGATCCCGAGCCAGAACGCGACCCGGGCTTTTTGTACCAGCAGAACACCCTGCGTGATGCGGTGGTTGCGGCGGTGAATTTTAATATTTTCCACGACCACGCCGAGCGAGTCACCATGACCAATATCGCGCAAATGGTGAATGTGCTGCAGGCCATGATTCTGACCGATAAAGAAAAAATGGTGCTAACGCCCACGTACCACACCTACGGCATGTATAAGGTGTTCCAAAACGCCACGTCTATTCCGTTTGAAATTGACTCGCCCAAGTACAAGAAGGGTGATAAGAGCGTACCGGCCGTAACCGCCTCAGTTGCGCGTGGCGAAGACGGAAAGCTCTACTTAGCGCTGGTCAATATGGACCCGAAAAACGGCGCTGACATCAAGTTGGATATTGACGGTGTTAAGGCCAAGCGGGCGGTGGGGCACATGCTGACCGCCGATGCGATGGATGCGCGCAACACTTTCGACAATCCCGAGGCCTTAGAGCCAGTAGCATTTGAAAGTGACCTGGATGAGCTGGAGATTCCGGCAAAATCTGTGGTGGTGGTTGAGCTGAAGTAA
- a CDS encoding family 43 glycosylhydrolase, with the protein MKNWKKLTGVCALAAAVAACAQTDKVSTSEAEQTLPEGYFTNPLFANGADPWLEYWDGNYYLTTTTWTSQLVMRKSPTLAGLSEAAPINVWSDTDPARSWNFWAFEFHRLNGPNGWRWYLMYTSGVEGTLDYQHLSVLESAGDDPMGPYEYKGHFMPDEWNIDGTYLEHDGKLYLLYSQWQGDEQLNLITEMENPWTLKEGSPKVVITRPTLEWEISGRKVTEGAEILKHKDRTFLIYSASYCDTPDYKLGMKELIGDDPLNPDHWKQYDEPVFQRGNGVFGPGHNGFFVSPDGTQDWIVYHGNSKEEYGCGSTRSVRAQEFTWTEEGLPDFGVPIPEGEPVKMPSGENGPIKVSVQGVQQQLVNRDGQCLTTSGGKTSLAACTGANANWVLDSTADGAYRLAHVETGTFIDQNQESTAWVNTDTQRWSVTTDENGWLSITNRESGATLGGDNSQWRLAPQGDVAVMSVQSGKALAVDGDNAVQDAWTGVDAQQWQFSHTEEGFYQLHPAKNAEQCLTLEGNPIVPGANAALGSCDEVWAEWVVEPLGDGSVQLRNRHSSLALNVDSCGLANGANLAQAPWSDTDCQKFQLREPH; encoded by the coding sequence ATGAAAAATTGGAAAAAACTTACCGGCGTGTGCGCCCTGGCAGCGGCTGTGGCCGCTTGCGCGCAAACCGATAAAGTGAGCACCAGTGAGGCTGAGCAGACTCTGCCCGAGGGTTACTTTACCAACCCGCTGTTTGCCAATGGTGCCGATCCCTGGTTGGAATATTGGGACGGCAACTACTACCTCACTACCACTACCTGGACCTCGCAGTTGGTGATGCGCAAATCGCCCACCTTGGCCGGTTTGTCTGAAGCGGCGCCGATCAATGTATGGTCCGATACCGACCCGGCGCGCAGCTGGAACTTTTGGGCGTTTGAATTTCACCGTTTAAATGGCCCCAACGGCTGGCGCTGGTATTTGATGTACACTTCGGGCGTCGAAGGTACTCTGGATTACCAGCATCTGTCAGTCCTGGAAAGCGCCGGTGACGACCCCATGGGCCCTTACGAGTACAAAGGCCACTTTATGCCCGATGAGTGGAACATCGACGGTACCTACTTAGAACACGATGGCAAACTTTACCTGTTGTACTCTCAGTGGCAGGGCGATGAACAGCTCAACCTGATCACCGAAATGGAAAACCCCTGGACCCTGAAAGAGGGATCACCCAAAGTTGTGATTACGCGCCCCACATTGGAGTGGGAAATCAGCGGGCGCAAGGTGACCGAGGGTGCAGAGATCCTGAAACACAAAGATCGCACCTTCCTGATTTACTCGGCGAGCTACTGCGATACCCCCGATTACAAACTGGGCATGAAAGAGTTGATTGGCGACGATCCGCTTAACCCCGATCACTGGAAACAGTATGACGAGCCTGTGTTCCAGCGCGGTAACGGCGTATTCGGCCCCGGTCACAACGGCTTCTTTGTCTCACCCGATGGTACCCAGGACTGGATTGTTTACCACGGTAACTCCAAAGAAGAGTATGGCTGTGGTTCGACCCGTTCGGTGCGCGCACAGGAGTTTACCTGGACCGAAGAAGGGCTGCCCGATTTCGGCGTTCCCATCCCAGAAGGTGAGCCTGTAAAAATGCCTTCGGGTGAAAATGGCCCCATTAAAGTATCGGTACAGGGTGTACAGCAGCAGTTGGTCAATCGCGACGGCCAGTGTCTGACCACCAGCGGTGGCAAAACCTCATTGGCCGCTTGCACGGGCGCCAATGCCAACTGGGTGTTGGACTCAACGGCCGATGGCGCCTACCGTCTGGCGCACGTAGAAACCGGTACTTTTATCGATCAGAACCAAGAGTCGACCGCCTGGGTGAACACCGATACCCAGCGCTGGAGTGTAACCACTGATGAAAATGGCTGGTTGAGCATCACCAACCGCGAAAGCGGTGCGACTCTGGGTGGCGATAACAGCCAATGGCGCTTGGCGCCCCAGGGCGATGTGGCCGTAATGAGTGTACAGAGTGGTAAAGCCCTGGCTGTGGATGGCGACAACGCCGTGCAGGATGCCTGGACCGGTGTTGACGCCCAACAGTGGCAATTCAGTCACACCGAAGAGGGTTTTTATCAGCTGCACCCGGCGAAAAATGCCGAGCAGTGTCTGACCCTTGAGGGCAACCCCATTGTACCCGGCGCCAATGCCGCACTGGGTAGCTGCGACGAGGTGTGGGCTGAGTGGGTGGTCGAGCCACTGGGCGACGGTTCGGTACAGCTGCGCAACCGCCATAGCAGCCTGGCGCTAAATGTCGACAGTTGCGGGCTGGCCAATGGCGCTAACCTGGCCCAGGCTCCCTGGTCGGACACCGATTGTCAGAAATTCCAGCTAAGGGAACCTCATTAA
- a CDS encoding aldose epimerase family protein translates to MFDISVDDFGALPDGREAQLYTLTNEQGMSVKITNYGGIITELWAPDKNGTAADVVLGFDKLEDYLDGSPYFGALIGRVGNRIDGGKFTLDGKIYQLAKNENDTSHLHGGNVGFDKVLWDAETQVTEDGAELHLEYVSADGEEGYPGELTVNVTYRLTADNELHTDYKATTTKATPVNLTQHSYFNLAGKGSVEDHKMMINADHYTPVNDVLIPTGELAEVAGTPFDFREPKAIGAEVNADHPQLKIAGGYDHNYVLNKTKEGELSLAAEVVDPQSGRVLQVHTTEPGIQFYSGNFLDGTLTGKGGEVYEKHAGFCLEPQHFPDAPNQSNFKSIILQPGQVYSSTMSFSFSVQK, encoded by the coding sequence ATGTTTGATATCAGTGTAGATGATTTTGGCGCCCTCCCCGACGGCCGTGAAGCCCAGCTTTACACCCTGACCAACGAGCAGGGCATGAGCGTAAAAATTACCAACTACGGCGGTATTATCACCGAGCTGTGGGCGCCGGATAAAAACGGCACTGCTGCCGATGTGGTATTGGGCTTTGATAAGCTCGAAGATTATTTAGACGGCTCACCTTACTTTGGCGCCCTGATTGGTCGGGTTGGCAATCGCATTGACGGCGGCAAATTTACTCTGGATGGTAAGATTTATCAGCTGGCAAAAAATGAAAATGACACCAGCCATCTTCATGGCGGTAATGTGGGTTTTGATAAGGTTCTCTGGGACGCCGAAACTCAGGTCACCGAAGACGGTGCCGAGCTGCATTTAGAATACGTAAGCGCCGACGGTGAAGAGGGCTACCCAGGTGAGTTGACGGTTAACGTAACCTACCGCTTAACCGCCGACAACGAGCTGCACACCGACTACAAAGCGACTACTACCAAAGCGACCCCGGTTAACTTGACTCAGCACAGCTACTTTAACCTGGCGGGCAAGGGCAGTGTGGAAGATCACAAAATGATGATCAACGCCGATCATTACACCCCGGTCAACGATGTACTGATTCCCACCGGTGAACTGGCGGAAGTGGCGGGCACGCCGTTTGATTTTCGCGAGCCCAAAGCCATCGGTGCTGAGGTTAACGCCGATCATCCGCAATTGAAAATTGCCGGTGGCTACGATCACAACTATGTGTTGAATAAAACCAAAGAGGGCGAGCTGTCGCTGGCCGCTGAAGTGGTTGATCCCCAGTCCGGTCGCGTGTTGCAAGTGCATACCACCGAGCCCGGTATTCAGTTTTACTCGGGTAACTTCCTCGATGGCACCTTAACCGGAAAGGGCGGCGAGGTTTACGAAAAGCATGCGGGTTTCTGCCTGGAGCCACAGCATTTTCCCGACGCACCCAACCAAAGCAATTTCAAAAGCATTATCTTGCAGCCGGGTCAGGTTTACTCATCCACTATGAGCTTTAGCTTTTCGGTGCAGAAATAA
- a CDS encoding glycoside hydrolase family 97 protein, producing the protein MKLRYLAVLALSGCGAEQEHRLTSPDGDLVLTLSEGERGRIEYSLSHNNRAVLEPSPLGLVLNDARFDTNLTLVDAGEVSEVTDRYTMAHGKQREISYSANEQVFSVKNAEGDSLKVAFRLSDDGLAFQYRIPNETGKSRSLNRELTGFDFSSNSKAWLQPVAVAQTGFANTNPSYEEHYQMNIPVGTDSPTEAGWVFPSLFYTGNDWVLITEAGMDGRFNASRLAQQSPEGEYRIGKPMEAEVVTNGALMANADSAFASPWRIVTVGDLATVTESTLGTDLAAPAVAEMDWVTPGLSAWSWALLKDESVNVKTTREFIDYAAQMNWPYVLIDVNWDQNFGWEKLAELVNYANPKNVGLLVWYNSSGEWNETEYTPKSKLFDRESRLQQFARLQEIGIKGVKIDFFPGDGQSVMQYYHDLVSDAADHNLMVNYHGSSLPRGLHRTYPNMMTMESVNGFEMITFTQQTADKAPSHMAMLPFTRNVFDPMDFTPTTFDEIPNIERRTSNGFELALPVLFTSGIQHIAETPQGMAKVPEYIREYLRDIPTLWDETRLLTGMPGEHAVIARRRGSDWFIAGINGTDSEKSLNLDLSFIDKASGQLITDGDTDRSFRQSEIVNQDDFAITLRPRGGFVINF; encoded by the coding sequence ATGAAACTTCGTTATCTTGCTGTACTGGCTTTAAGCGGTTGCGGCGCTGAGCAGGAGCATAGGTTAACCAGCCCTGACGGCGATTTGGTATTAACCCTGTCAGAGGGCGAGCGCGGACGTATTGAGTACTCACTCAGCCACAATAATCGCGCCGTGCTTGAGCCTTCTCCCTTGGGGTTGGTGTTAAACGATGCCCGGTTTGATACCAACTTGACTCTGGTCGATGCTGGCGAGGTCAGCGAAGTGACCGATCGCTATACCATGGCCCATGGTAAGCAGCGCGAGATAAGCTACAGTGCTAATGAACAGGTTTTTAGCGTTAAGAACGCCGAGGGCGATTCTCTTAAAGTGGCTTTTCGCTTGTCCGACGACGGTTTGGCGTTCCAGTACCGAATTCCCAACGAGACTGGTAAAAGTCGCAGCCTTAACCGCGAGTTGACTGGTTTTGATTTTTCCTCCAACAGCAAAGCATGGTTGCAGCCAGTGGCGGTGGCGCAGACTGGTTTTGCCAATACCAATCCTTCTTACGAAGAACATTACCAAATGAATATCCCGGTGGGCACTGATAGCCCCACCGAGGCGGGCTGGGTGTTCCCGTCGCTATTTTATACCGGCAACGACTGGGTGTTGATTACCGAGGCGGGGATGGACGGACGCTTTAACGCCTCGCGCTTGGCGCAACAATCTCCTGAAGGGGAGTACCGCATTGGCAAGCCGATGGAGGCCGAGGTGGTCACCAATGGCGCTTTGATGGCGAACGCCGATAGCGCGTTTGCTTCACCCTGGCGTATTGTCACCGTGGGCGATTTGGCTACCGTTACGGAGTCTACTTTGGGTACCGATTTGGCCGCCCCCGCCGTTGCCGAAATGGATTGGGTCACGCCCGGTTTGTCTGCCTGGAGTTGGGCGCTATTAAAAGACGAGTCGGTCAACGTCAAAACCACTCGCGAGTTTATCGATTACGCCGCGCAAATGAATTGGCCGTATGTGCTGATTGACGTGAACTGGGATCAGAACTTCGGCTGGGAAAAACTTGCCGAGTTGGTTAACTACGCCAACCCGAAGAATGTGGGTTTGTTAGTGTGGTACAACTCTTCCGGCGAATGGAACGAAACCGAGTACACACCCAAAAGCAAGCTGTTCGATCGTGAATCTCGCCTGCAACAATTTGCCCGTTTGCAAGAGATTGGTATTAAGGGCGTAAAAATCGATTTTTTCCCGGGCGACGGACAGTCGGTTATGCAGTACTACCACGACTTGGTTAGTGACGCTGCCGATCATAACTTGATGGTCAATTACCACGGTTCCTCTTTGCCACGCGGTTTGCATCGCACCTATCCCAATATGATGACCATGGAGTCGGTCAATGGGTTCGAGATGATCACTTTTACCCAGCAAACGGCAGATAAAGCTCCAAGCCATATGGCCATGCTGCCCTTTACCCGCAATGTATTCGACCCCATGGATTTTACTCCAACTACCTTCGATGAAATTCCCAATATCGAAAGACGCACCAGCAATGGCTTTGAGTTGGCGCTGCCGGTGTTGTTTACCAGTGGTATTCAGCATATCGCGGAAACGCCACAGGGCATGGCGAAGGTGCCGGAATACATTCGCGAATACCTGCGCGATATTCCCACCCTTTGGGATGAAACACGCCTGTTAACAGGTATGCCCGGCGAACACGCTGTTATCGCCCGACGTCGCGGCAGTGATTGGTTTATTGCCGGTATTAACGGCACCGATAGCGAAAAAAGTCTGAACCTTGATTTGTCGTTTATCGATAAAGCCAGTGGCCAGTTAATTACCGACGGCGACACAGATCGCTCTTTCCGTCAAAGCGAGATCGTGAACCAAGATGATTTCGCAATTACGCTGCGCCCGCGCGGTGGGTTTGTCATTAATTTTTAA